Proteins encoded by one window of Fundidesulfovibrio magnetotacticus:
- a CDS encoding ParA family protein, whose translation MARCIVIANQKGGVGKTTTAVNLAAALAVMEKKTLLVDCDPQANASSGVGIYPEQVRENLYSVLYEPDKAREAVYETTLPYLYVLPATSDLVAADIELVDKQNRENFLKSLLATLDEDFDFILLDCPPSLGLVTLNALCAASELLVPLQCEYYALEGVAQLLRTFELVRKRFNTGLNLLGVVMTMYDGRNRLNRHVKREIRKCFPKHHFETVVPRNVRVSEAPSHGMSVITYDVKSKGAEAYLSLAREVVCRTAG comes from the coding sequence ATGGCCAGATGTATCGTGATCGCCAACCAGAAAGGCGGCGTGGGCAAGACCACAACGGCCGTCAATCTGGCAGCTGCCCTTGCGGTGATGGAGAAAAAGACTCTCCTGGTGGATTGCGATCCTCAGGCCAATGCCTCCAGCGGGGTGGGCATCTACCCCGAACAGGTGCGCGAGAACCTCTATTCCGTGCTCTACGAGCCTGACAAGGCCCGGGAAGCGGTCTACGAGACCACGCTGCCATATCTCTACGTGCTGCCGGCCACGTCCGACCTGGTGGCCGCCGATATCGAGCTTGTCGACAAGCAGAATCGTGAGAATTTCCTGAAGAGCCTTCTCGCAACCTTGGATGAAGACTTCGATTTCATCCTCCTGGACTGTCCCCCCTCGCTGGGGCTGGTCACTCTCAACGCCCTTTGCGCCGCTTCGGAACTCCTGGTGCCGCTGCAGTGCGAATACTACGCCCTGGAGGGCGTGGCCCAGCTCCTGCGCACCTTCGAGTTGGTGCGCAAGCGCTTCAACACCGGGCTCAACCTCCTGGGCGTGGTGATGACCATGTACGACGGTCGCAATCGCCTGAACCGCCATGTGAAGCGCGAAATCCGCAAATGTTTCCCCAAGCACCACTTCGAGACCGTGGTGCCGCGCAACGTGCGCGTCTCCGAGGCTCCCAGCCATGGCATGTCCGTCATCACCTACGACGTGAAGTCCAAGGGCGCTGAAGCCTACCTGAGCCTGGCCAGGGAAGTGGTCTGCCGGACGGCGGGCTAA
- a CDS encoding GAK system XXXCH domain-containing protein, whose product MDFRQLKSSLEQTFQKILDKVQDGQLPNEQDVAHFARLTTQLHVQADEDWAGEAEDFSHLANQLLQTVKKGKREDAIRLVDSLQDAQDFCHRTYKS is encoded by the coding sequence ATGGATTTCCGCCAACTGAAAAGTTCTCTCGAGCAGACTTTCCAAAAGATTCTGGACAAGGTGCAGGACGGTCAACTTCCCAACGAGCAGGACGTGGCGCATTTTGCCCGCTTGACCACCCAGCTTCACGTTCAAGCGGACGAAGACTGGGCTGGTGAAGCTGAAGACTTTTCCCACCTGGCGAACCAGCTTCTCCAGACTGTCAAGAAAGGGAAACGCGAGGATGCCATCCGTCTGGTCGATTCGCTCCAGGATGCGCAGGATTTCTGCCATCGCACATACAAATCCTAG
- a CDS encoding NAD-dependent epimerase, which translates to MKFLVTGAAGFIGYHLARRLLDLGHTVVGLDNLNDYYSVALKKDRLKMLQDYDHFTFMKLDLVDKDALFTLFSTNHFTHVINMAAQAGVRYSLENPSAYIQSNIVGFANLLEACRHNKVQHLVYASSSSVYGLNTDMPFSVQSNVDHPISLYAASKKSNELMAHTYSYLYGLPCTGLRFFTVYGPWGRPDMAMFLFTKSILEDQPIQVFNHGRMKRDFTFIDDIVEGVVRTTLRQPEADPDWDGDRPSPASSVCPYRLYNIGNNTCVELLVYIEAIEKALGKKARMNFLPLQPGDVPATYANVDDLMRDVGFKPSTPVEKGVEAFVSWYKDYYNV; encoded by the coding sequence ATGAAATTTCTCGTCACCGGTGCAGCTGGCTTCATCGGTTACCATCTGGCACGACGGCTCCTTGATTTGGGCCACACAGTCGTAGGATTGGACAATCTCAACGACTACTACTCCGTGGCCCTGAAAAAAGACCGCCTGAAAATGCTTCAGGACTACGACCATTTCACGTTCATGAAGCTGGACCTTGTGGACAAAGACGCTCTCTTCACGCTCTTTTCCACGAACCACTTCACCCACGTGATCAACATGGCCGCCCAGGCCGGTGTTCGCTACAGCCTGGAGAATCCATCGGCCTACATCCAGTCCAACATCGTCGGTTTCGCCAACCTTCTGGAAGCCTGCCGCCACAACAAAGTGCAGCACCTGGTGTATGCATCGTCCAGTTCGGTGTACGGTTTGAACACGGACATGCCCTTCTCCGTGCAATCCAATGTGGACCATCCCATCAGCCTCTATGCCGCTTCCAAGAAATCCAACGAGTTGATGGCCCACACCTATTCCTACCTTTACGGACTGCCGTGCACGGGGCTTCGGTTCTTCACGGTCTATGGCCCCTGGGGCAGGCCGGATATGGCCATGTTTTTGTTCACAAAATCGATCCTTGAGGATCAGCCGATCCAGGTCTTCAACCACGGTCGCATGAAACGTGATTTCACCTTCATCGACGACATCGTGGAAGGCGTTGTGCGCACCACGCTGCGTCAACCCGAGGCAGACCCCGATTGGGACGGCGATCGCCCGTCCCCTGCATCGAGCGTCTGCCCCTACCGGCTCTACAACATCGGCAACAACACCTGCGTGGAACTGCTTGTCTACATTGAAGCCATCGAAAAGGCGCTGGGCAAGAAAGCGCGTATGAATTTTCTTCCTTTGCAGCCTGGAGATGTTCCTGCAACGTACGCCAATGTTGACGACTTGATGCGCGATGTCGGTTTCAAGCCGTCCACTCCGGTGGAAAAGGGTGTTGAGGCCTTTGTTTCTTGGTATAAGGACTATTACAACGTTTGA
- the coaBC gene encoding bifunctional phosphopantothenoylcysteine decarboxylase/phosphopantothenate--cysteine ligase CoaBC, which yields MPEHLRFSVHNGERVHLGITGSVAAYKAVELLRMLQELELQVSVTLTEAAARFVTPLTFQALDASPVYHGMWDGAESAFGHLEPAQEARCLLVAPATANTLAKMAHGIADDLLSTQALAFTGPVVVAPAMNPRLWDAPATQENLATLRGRGVRVLEPCSGRMACGEKGKGRLTDLRDIVAHCLKALTVQDMAGTQVLVSLGPTREFFDPARYWSNPSTGIMGGALAMAAWMRGAQVSVVHGPVDIWLPPAVSYTAVNTAREMFTACTDLWPAQDVGIMTAAVSDFSPVPHGPEKFKKRSLNSGEFTVPFAVNPDILRTLGHTKTTGQKLIGFCAETRDLAGYAAFKLKEKRCDLMVANSIASPGSGFGSPTNAVTVLDAHNRLEEWPVLPKAEVAWRLLEWLVHILR from the coding sequence TTGCCCGAACACCTCCGTTTCAGCGTGCACAACGGCGAACGGGTCCACCTGGGGATAACCGGAAGCGTGGCCGCCTACAAGGCCGTGGAGTTGCTGCGCATGCTCCAGGAGCTGGAGCTTCAGGTTTCCGTGACCCTCACCGAGGCAGCCGCCCGCTTCGTGACCCCCCTCACGTTCCAGGCACTGGATGCCTCCCCCGTCTACCATGGCATGTGGGACGGCGCGGAGAGCGCCTTCGGCCATCTGGAACCGGCACAGGAAGCCCGCTGCCTCCTTGTGGCCCCGGCCACGGCCAACACCCTGGCCAAGATGGCCCACGGCATCGCGGACGATCTTCTTTCCACCCAGGCCCTCGCCTTTACGGGCCCCGTGGTGGTGGCGCCTGCCATGAACCCCAGGCTCTGGGACGCCCCTGCAACACAGGAAAACCTGGCCACGTTGCGCGGCAGGGGCGTTCGCGTACTGGAACCCTGCTCCGGGCGCATGGCCTGCGGCGAAAAGGGAAAGGGCCGCCTCACGGACCTGAGGGACATTGTGGCCCACTGCCTGAAGGCCCTTACCGTGCAGGACATGGCCGGAACGCAGGTGCTGGTCAGCCTTGGACCCACTCGGGAGTTTTTCGACCCGGCGCGTTATTGGTCCAACCCCTCCACGGGCATCATGGGCGGCGCGCTGGCCATGGCGGCCTGGATGCGCGGCGCGCAGGTGAGCGTGGTGCACGGCCCCGTGGATATCTGGCTGCCCCCGGCAGTCTCGTACACGGCCGTGAACACGGCGCGCGAGATGTTCACCGCCTGTACGGACCTCTGGCCCGCGCAGGACGTGGGCATCATGACGGCCGCCGTCTCGGACTTTTCACCCGTTCCCCACGGCCCGGAGAAGTTCAAGAAGCGCAGCCTGAACTCCGGGGAGTTCACCGTGCCTTTCGCCGTGAATCCCGACATTCTGCGCACCCTGGGGCACACCAAGACGACCGGACAGAAACTCATTGGCTTCTGCGCCGAAACCCGCGATCTCGCGGGTTACGCGGCCTTCAAGCTCAAGGAGAAGCGCTGCGACCTCATGGTGGCCAACTCCATCGCGTCGCCAGGCAGCGGCTTCGGTTCGCCCACCAACGCGGTCACGGTCCTGGACGCACACAACCGCCTCGAGGAATGGCCGGTGCTGCCCAAAGCCGAGGTGGCCTGGCGGCTGCTCGAATGGCTTGTGCACATTCTGCGATGA
- a CDS encoding SemiSWEET family sugar transporter — protein MDFPLAEAVGVTAGTLTTASFAPQVVRTFRSRSVRDISLRMYLLMSTGIALWVVYGVMIASFSVIVANAVSLMLTVSILVMKVVFSRQAARSGQCPCCGVDKSN, from the coding sequence ATGGATTTTCCGCTGGCCGAAGCAGTGGGCGTGACGGCCGGGACGCTGACCACGGCGTCCTTCGCGCCCCAGGTGGTGAGGACCTTCCGTTCGCGCTCCGTGCGAGACATCTCCCTGCGGATGTACCTGCTCATGAGCACGGGCATCGCCCTTTGGGTTGTCTACGGCGTGATGATCGCATCGTTCTCCGTGATCGTCGCCAACGCCGTGAGCCTGATGCTCACGGTCTCCATCCTGGTCATGAAGGTGGTCTTCTCGCGCCAGGCGGCCCGATCGGGCCAGTGCCCCTGCTGCGGCGTCGACAAATCCAACTGA
- the gyrA gene encoding DNA gyrase subunit A has translation MLDQISIEEELKKSYLEYSLSVIVGRAIPDVRDGLKPVHRRILFAMHELSNSYNRPYKKSARIVGDVIGKYHPHGDSAVYDALVRMAQDFSMRDPLVDGQGNFGSIDGDAAAAMRYTEVRMSRLTSEFLGDIDKETVDFRPNYDNSLHEPSVLPTKVPNLLLNGSAGIAVGMATNIPPHNLSELCDALLLIIDSPDCSVDEVIRRVPGPDFPTGAAIYGGQGLLDAYRTGRGSIKIRGKAEVEQQKKGHELVVIREIPFALNKSSLVEKIAQLIGEKKIDGVSDLRDESDRKGIRIVLELKRGVIPDIVINSLYKFTPLETSFGINMLVVAGNRPALCNLKQVLEYFLDHRKEVILRRSRHDLRKSEERAHILEGLRIALDNIDEVVRIIRASKTPLEARQNLMDRFELSERQSQAILDMRLQRLTNLEREKLLEEYAELLKLIEYLRSILENEEVLRGVIRDEVREIKDKYSTPRRTEILPSLEGIDIEDLIPDENVVITLSRRGYIKRTPLDTYQQQRRGGKGIAGVHTSAEDFIQSFCTTTNHQYLLLFTNLGKMHQLKVHQVPEGSRTAKGMHIANLLPMDKEEFIATALTIREFTPDRYFLFVTRKGMVKRTEIDLYKNVRTGGIRAVNLNDGDELLDVKEVPANAEILLATELGMGIRFSVGDVRPMGRSAAGVKGIALDGKDRVASGVVFGDPERNQVLTVSANGFGKRTDVDLYRLQSRSGKGVINMKVTHKTGHVIGATSVCDTDDILLLTSANKIIRTSVGSVRNVGRAAQGVTLVAMDDGTQVIGFDVADGSNGENASENAS, from the coding sequence GTGCTCGACCAGATTTCCATCGAAGAAGAACTCAAGAAGTCCTACCTTGAATATTCCCTCTCCGTCATCGTGGGCCGGGCCATTCCCGACGTGCGCGACGGCCTCAAGCCCGTGCACCGGCGCATTCTCTTCGCCATGCACGAGCTTTCCAACTCGTACAACCGGCCCTACAAGAAGAGCGCGCGCATCGTCGGCGACGTGATCGGTAAATACCACCCGCACGGCGACTCGGCGGTCTACGACGCCCTGGTGCGCATGGCCCAGGACTTCTCCATGCGCGACCCGCTCGTGGACGGCCAGGGCAACTTCGGCTCCATCGACGGCGACGCCGCAGCGGCCATGCGTTACACTGAAGTGCGCATGTCGCGGCTGACGAGCGAGTTTCTGGGCGACATCGACAAGGAAACCGTCGATTTCCGCCCCAACTACGACAACTCCCTCCACGAGCCCTCGGTGCTCCCCACCAAGGTGCCCAACCTGCTGCTCAACGGCAGCGCGGGCATCGCCGTGGGCATGGCCACCAACATTCCGCCCCACAACCTGAGCGAACTCTGCGACGCCCTGCTGCTGATCATCGACTCCCCCGACTGCTCCGTGGACGAGGTGATCCGCCGCGTTCCTGGACCCGACTTCCCCACCGGAGCGGCCATCTACGGCGGACAGGGCCTGCTCGACGCCTACAGGACCGGGCGAGGCTCCATCAAGATCCGCGGCAAGGCCGAGGTGGAGCAGCAGAAGAAAGGCCACGAACTCGTGGTGATCCGCGAGATCCCCTTCGCGCTCAACAAGTCGAGCCTCGTGGAGAAGATCGCCCAGCTTATCGGCGAAAAGAAGATCGACGGCGTCTCCGACCTGCGGGACGAGTCCGACCGCAAGGGCATCCGCATCGTGTTGGAACTCAAGCGCGGCGTCATCCCGGACATCGTCATCAACAGCCTCTACAAGTTCACGCCCCTCGAGACGAGCTTCGGCATCAACATGCTCGTGGTGGCAGGCAACCGTCCGGCGCTGTGCAACCTCAAGCAGGTGCTCGAATACTTCCTGGACCACCGCAAGGAAGTGATCCTGCGTCGCTCCCGCCACGACCTGCGCAAGAGCGAGGAGCGAGCCCACATCCTGGAAGGCCTGCGCATCGCCCTGGACAACATCGACGAGGTGGTGCGCATCATCCGGGCCTCCAAGACGCCCCTTGAAGCGCGCCAGAACCTCATGGATCGCTTCGAGCTCTCCGAGCGCCAGTCCCAGGCCATCCTGGACATGCGCCTGCAGCGCCTCACCAACCTGGAGCGCGAAAAGCTCCTGGAGGAATACGCGGAGCTGCTCAAGCTCATCGAATACCTGCGCTCCATCCTGGAGAACGAGGAAGTGCTGCGGGGCGTCATCCGCGACGAGGTGCGCGAGATCAAAGACAAGTACTCCACCCCCCGGCGCACCGAGATTCTGCCCAGCCTCGAAGGCATCGACATCGAAGACCTCATCCCCGACGAGAACGTGGTCATCACCCTCTCGCGCCGGGGCTACATCAAGCGCACGCCGCTGGACACTTACCAGCAGCAGCGCAGAGGCGGAAAGGGCATCGCTGGCGTGCACACCTCGGCGGAAGACTTCATCCAAAGCTTCTGCACCACCACCAACCATCAGTACCTGCTGCTTTTCACCAACCTGGGCAAGATGCACCAACTGAAGGTCCACCAGGTGCCCGAGGGCTCCCGCACGGCCAAGGGCATGCACATCGCCAACCTGCTGCCCATGGACAAGGAGGAGTTCATCGCCACGGCGCTGACCATCCGCGAGTTCACGCCGGACCGCTACTTCCTCTTCGTCACCCGCAAGGGCATGGTGAAGCGCACCGAGATCGACCTCTACAAGAACGTGCGCACCGGCGGCATCCGCGCCGTGAACCTCAACGACGGCGACGAACTGCTGGACGTGAAGGAAGTGCCCGCCAACGCCGAAATCCTTTTGGCCACCGAGCTTGGCATGGGCATCCGCTTCAGCGTGGGCGACGTGCGCCCCATGGGCCGCTCTGCAGCCGGTGTTAAGGGCATCGCCCTGGACGGCAAGGACCGCGTGGCCTCGGGCGTGGTGTTCGGAGACCCCGAGCGCAACCAGGTGCTCACCGTCTCGGCCAACGGCTTCGGCAAGCGCACGGACGTCGATCTCTACCGTCTGCAGAGCCGCAGCGGCAAGGGCGTGATCAACATGAAGGTCACCCACAAGACCGGCCACGTCATCGGCGCCACCAGCGTGTGCGACACCGACGACATCCTGCTGCTCACTTCGGCCAACAAGATCATCCGCACCTCGGTCGGCTCGGTGCGCAACGTGGGCCGCGCCGCCCAGGGAGTGACCCTGGTGGCCATGGACGACGGCACCCAGGTGATCGGCTTCGACGTGGCGGACGGATCCAACGGAGAAAACGCCTCCGAGAACGCTTCCTGA
- the gyrB gene encoding DNA topoisomerase (ATP-hydrolyzing) subunit B → MTQTPQSYTADSITVLEGLSAVRKRPAMYIGSTDIRGLHHLVYEVVDNSIDEAMAGFCDRIRVIIHLDNSVTISDNGRGIPVDLHPKENRPAVEVVMTVLHAGGKFDNDAYKVSGGLHGVGVSCVNALSEYLEVTIKRDGKRYRQRYERGRPVTGVDQIGEAEGTGTTVRFLPDEEIFETADFNHATLAKRFEELAYLNSGLTLEFKDERSQEETTYRFDGGIRRFVQDLNSGEMGIHEIVSGSGQMDATIVEFALQYNAGYKEQMLTFVNNIRTMEGGTHLAGFKTALTRAINTYVEKSGLIKKLKQKLTGDDVREGLTAVLSVKIPQPQFEGQTKTKLGNSEVAGQVAKVCGDVLGTFFEENPKDAKLIVDKSVDAARAREAARKAKDLVRRKGALSDNALPGKLADCQSKSPDDSELFIVEGDSAGGSAKQGRDPKFQAILPLRGKILNVEKTRFDKMLGNKEIRALITAMGPGIGEGEVDLAKLRYHKIVIMTDADVDGAHIRTLLLTFFYRQYQELIEKGYLYIAQPPLYRVHKGDWERFIKDEKELSEFLLSRVTEDLSVAGPNGKSYDNAPLREMLVKIQTLQSRFAEAQNYGIPETLLWVFLDAPARIAPTDFEGEPLEALSAYMASREYNLLVDIEEDEVERRAYAVFTNRNGVRTRLGLEFFASRVHRQCRTILDELRLAFCGEFASSENLEQDSTGLFISTDAFTVRRKETETQVTGFFELLKAVLDEAHKGINIQRYKGLGEMNPVQLWDTTMNPQNRTFLRVSIDDAADADDIFTDLMGDKVEPRREFIERYALSVRELDI, encoded by the coding sequence ATGACCCAAACGCCCCAGTCCTACACCGCGGACTCCATCACCGTCCTGGAGGGCCTCTCGGCCGTGCGCAAGCGCCCGGCCATGTACATCGGCTCCACGGACATCCGCGGCCTGCACCACCTGGTCTACGAGGTGGTGGACAACTCCATCGACGAAGCCATGGCCGGCTTCTGCGACCGCATCCGGGTGATCATCCACCTGGACAACTCGGTGACCATCTCCGACAACGGGCGCGGCATCCCCGTGGACCTGCACCCCAAGGAGAACCGCCCGGCCGTGGAAGTGGTCATGACCGTGCTCCACGCGGGCGGCAAGTTCGACAACGACGCCTACAAGGTCTCCGGCGGCCTGCACGGCGTGGGCGTCTCCTGCGTGAATGCCCTCTCCGAATATCTGGAAGTGACCATCAAGCGCGACGGCAAGCGCTACCGCCAGCGCTACGAGCGCGGACGCCCCGTCACCGGCGTGGACCAGATCGGCGAGGCCGAAGGCACGGGCACCACGGTTCGTTTCCTTCCCGACGAGGAAATCTTCGAGACCGCCGACTTCAACCACGCCACCCTGGCCAAGCGCTTCGAGGAACTGGCCTACCTGAACTCCGGGCTCACCCTGGAATTCAAGGACGAGCGCTCCCAGGAGGAGACAACCTACCGCTTCGACGGGGGCATCCGTCGCTTCGTGCAGGATCTCAATTCCGGCGAGATGGGCATACACGAGATCGTCTCCGGCTCCGGGCAGATGGACGCCACCATCGTGGAGTTCGCGCTGCAGTACAACGCGGGCTACAAGGAGCAGATGCTCACATTCGTGAACAACATCCGCACCATGGAAGGCGGCACGCACCTGGCCGGGTTCAAGACGGCGCTCACCCGGGCCATCAACACCTACGTCGAGAAATCCGGGCTCATCAAGAAGCTCAAGCAGAAGCTTACCGGCGACGATGTGCGCGAAGGCCTCACGGCCGTGCTCTCCGTGAAGATTCCCCAGCCCCAGTTCGAGGGGCAGACCAAGACCAAGCTCGGCAACTCCGAGGTGGCCGGCCAGGTGGCCAAGGTCTGCGGCGACGTGCTGGGCACCTTCTTCGAGGAGAACCCCAAGGACGCCAAGCTCATCGTGGACAAGTCCGTGGACGCCGCACGCGCCCGCGAGGCCGCGCGCAAGGCCAAGGACCTGGTGCGGCGCAAGGGCGCCCTCTCCGACAACGCCCTGCCCGGCAAGCTGGCCGACTGCCAGTCCAAGAGCCCCGACGACTCGGAACTGTTCATCGTGGAGGGCGATTCGGCAGGCGGCTCGGCCAAGCAGGGGCGCGACCCCAAGTTCCAGGCCATCCTGCCCCTGCGCGGCAAGATCCTCAACGTGGAGAAGACGCGCTTCGACAAGATGCTCGGCAACAAGGAAATCCGCGCCCTGATCACGGCCATGGGGCCGGGCATCGGCGAGGGCGAGGTGGACCTGGCCAAGCTGCGCTACCACAAGATCGTGATCATGACCGACGCCGACGTGGACGGCGCGCACATCCGCACGCTGCTGCTCACGTTCTTCTACCGCCAGTACCAGGAGCTAATCGAGAAGGGCTACCTCTACATCGCCCAGCCGCCCCTATACCGCGTCCACAAGGGCGATTGGGAACGCTTCATCAAGGACGAGAAGGAGCTCTCCGAGTTCCTGCTCTCGCGCGTCACCGAGGACCTCTCCGTTGCCGGTCCCAACGGCAAGTCCTACGACAACGCGCCCTTGCGCGAAATGCTCGTGAAGATCCAGACCCTTCAGTCGCGCTTCGCGGAGGCTCAGAACTACGGCATCCCTGAAACGCTCCTCTGGGTGTTCCTGGACGCCCCGGCACGCATCGCCCCCACCGATTTCGAGGGTGAACCCCTCGAAGCCCTCAGCGCCTACATGGCCTCCCGGGAATACAACCTCCTGGTGGACATTGAGGAGGACGAGGTGGAGCGACGTGCCTACGCCGTGTTCACGAACCGCAACGGCGTGCGCACCCGGCTTGGCCTGGAGTTCTTCGCCTCCCGCGTGCACCGGCAGTGCCGGACCATCCTGGACGAACTGCGCCTGGCCTTTTGCGGGGAGTTCGCCTCCTCGGAGAACCTTGAGCAGGATTCAACTGGGCTGTTCATCTCCACCGACGCCTTCACCGTGCGCCGCAAGGAGACCGAAACCCAGGTGACCGGCTTCTTCGAGCTGCTCAAGGCCGTGCTGGACGAGGCCCACAAGGGCATCAACATCCAGCGCTACAAGGGCCTGGGCGAAATGAACCCCGTGCAGCTCTGGGACACCACCATGAACCCCCAGAACCGCACGTTCCTGCGCGTCTCCATCGACGACGCGGCCGACGCCGACGACATCTTCACCGACCTCATGGGCGACAAGGTGGAGCCCAGGCGCGAATTCATCGAACGCTACGCCCTGAGCGTGCGGGAACTGGACATCTGA
- the dnaN gene encoding DNA polymerase III subunit beta — MFVKVTRNDIIEGLQKSANIIPAKTGAAFLRTIWLSAETGALRILSTDSSLEFVGKYRAEVIEPGLCGVQGRSFFDLVRKLPPGEIQLKLDASGQTLEVTQSGRRYKLPTSEKSWFQPFAEFPQGEHVMWSGDFLQELIDRVFFCVSDEDTMEAMACMYLRPMQEKIEVCGLNGHQFAMAGFLNDDVLGLLPPEGVLIQKKYVLELKKWLTTDEIELAISQKRLFFRTQDQRESFSLPLSYYQYPDYKNFVGKLATPGVSELTADKSELSEALDRISIFNTDSNRCTYFQLEQPGQLTLQSQGNDTGAATESMESQFAGDLKKIAFPTRDLLEILGHFHSAKVRFTLTGSEGPCGITGEDDSDYLVIIMPMKIVEETYYSEEASA; from the coding sequence ATGTTCGTGAAGGTCACCCGGAACGATATCATCGAAGGCCTGCAGAAGTCGGCCAATATCATACCCGCCAAGACCGGAGCCGCCTTTCTGAGGACCATCTGGCTCTCCGCCGAGACAGGCGCGCTGCGCATTCTTTCCACCGACTCCTCCCTGGAGTTCGTGGGCAAATACCGCGCCGAGGTGATCGAGCCCGGCCTGTGCGGCGTGCAGGGCCGCTCCTTCTTCGACCTGGTGCGCAAGCTGCCCCCGGGCGAAATCCAGCTCAAGCTCGACGCCTCGGGCCAGACCCTCGAGGTCACCCAGTCGGGGCGTCGCTACAAGCTGCCCACCAGCGAGAAGAGCTGGTTCCAGCCTTTCGCCGAGTTCCCCCAGGGCGAGCACGTCATGTGGAGCGGCGATTTTCTTCAGGAACTCATCGACCGCGTCTTCTTCTGCGTCTCCGACGAGGACACCATGGAGGCCATGGCCTGCATGTACCTTCGCCCCATGCAGGAGAAGATCGAGGTCTGCGGCCTCAACGGCCACCAGTTCGCCATGGCGGGGTTCCTCAACGACGACGTGCTGGGCCTTCTGCCCCCCGAGGGCGTGCTCATCCAGAAGAAGTACGTGCTGGAGCTCAAGAAGTGGCTCACCACAGACGAGATCGAGCTGGCCATCAGCCAGAAGCGCCTCTTCTTCCGCACCCAGGACCAGCGCGAGTCCTTCAGTTTGCCCCTTTCCTACTACCAGTATCCCGACTACAAAAACTTCGTGGGCAAGCTGGCCACCCCCGGCGTCTCTGAGCTTACGGCCGACAAGTCCGAGCTCTCCGAGGCCCTGGACCGCATCTCCATCTTCAACACCGACTCCAACCGCTGCACCTATTTCCAGCTGGAGCAACCCGGGCAGCTCACGCTCCAGTCCCAGGGCAACGACACCGGCGCGGCCACCGAGTCCATGGAGTCCCAATTCGCGGGCGACCTGAAGAAGATCGCCTTCCCCACCCGCGACCTCCTGGAAATCCTCGGCCATTTCCACTCCGCCAAGGTGCGCTTCACCCTCACCGGCTCGGAAGGCCCCTGCGGCATCACCGGGGAGGACGATTCCGACTACCTGGTGATCATCATGCCCATGAAGATCGTCGAAGAGACGTACTACAGCGAGGAAGCCTCCGCATGA